Proteins from a genomic interval of Actinomycetota bacterium:
- a CDS encoding FGGY family carbohydrate kinase, whose translation MEGKYILVNDVGTTGTRAVLFDRETNIVCEVYREVPQIFPKPGWTEQDPVVLYETCVDVTRQALEEAGAAPKDIVAMGIATQRATSMIWDAETGEPVYNAITWQDVRMSDVCEGINNSPLFRTLHVLGRGYQRLAYLSEGMRKSNVGKLLITAAHFTVTPAQSSAHARWVLDNVPGAKEKAAAGKLLMGTVDTWLVWNYTARGVHATDYSNVSATGMYDPFGMRWSSLLLKPFKLPGDLVFPEIRDTAGDFGATEVFGDPIPIKCVVADQQAALFGEACFERGSVKCTNGTGTFIDMNTGDEPMASINRLTPLIAWQIDGKTTYMMEGIISSAGSSVQWLRDNLGIIKEASDSERLAQACDDCGGVYVVPAFTGLTAPYWDPFARGTVIGLTRATSKEQVVRATLESIAYQCKDVIEAMQKDSGIQVASIKADGGASANDFLMQFLADILDVKVERPQMLEATAVGAAFLTGIAAGVWKYPDDITRIRRVDREFAPAMDTGVRESLYTGWKKAVGRASQWA comes from the coding sequence ATGGAAGGTAAATATATCCTCGTGAACGACGTGGGCACCACCGGCACCCGGGCGGTGCTCTTCGACCGCGAGACCAACATCGTCTGCGAGGTCTACCGGGAGGTCCCCCAGATCTTTCCCAAACCCGGCTGGACCGAGCAGGACCCGGTAGTCCTCTACGAGACCTGTGTCGACGTCACCAGGCAAGCCCTGGAGGAAGCGGGAGCGGCGCCGAAGGACATCGTGGCCATGGGTATCGCCACCCAGCGGGCGACCAGTATGATCTGGGACGCCGAGACGGGGGAGCCGGTCTACAACGCCATCACCTGGCAGGACGTCAGGATGTCGGATGTCTGCGAGGGCATCAACAACAGCCCGCTCTTCAGAACGCTCCACGTGCTCGGCAGGGGTTACCAGAGACTGGCCTATCTCAGCGAGGGTATGCGCAAGAGCAACGTGGGCAAGCTGCTCATCACCGCGGCGCATTTCACCGTGACCCCGGCACAGTCCTCGGCCCATGCCCGCTGGGTGCTGGACAACGTGCCCGGGGCGAAGGAGAAGGCGGCCGCCGGCAAGCTTCTCATGGGCACCGTGGATACCTGGCTGGTGTGGAACTACACCGCGCGCGGAGTGCACGCCACCGATTACTCCAACGTGAGCGCCACCGGCATGTACGACCCCTTCGGGATGAGGTGGAGTTCGCTGCTGCTCAAACCCTTCAAGCTCCCGGGTGACCTGGTCTTCCCGGAGATCAGGGACACCGCCGGCGATTTCGGGGCCACCGAGGTCTTCGGGGACCCCATCCCCATCAAGTGCGTGGTGGCCGACCAGCAGGCGGCTCTCTTCGGGGAAGCATGCTTCGAGAGGGGCAGCGTGAAATGCACCAACGGCACCGGCACCTTCATCGACATGAACACCGGTGACGAGCCCATGGCCTCCATCAACCGGCTGACCCCCCTCATCGCCTGGCAGATAGACGGAAAGACCACCTACATGATGGAGGGTATCATCTCCAGCGCCGGCTCCTCCGTGCAATGGCTCCGGGACAACCTGGGGATCATCAAGGAGGCCTCGGACTCCGAGAGACTTGCCCAGGCCTGCGACGACTGCGGCGGGGTATATGTCGTGCCCGCCTTCACCGGACTCACCGCCCCCTACTGGGACCCCTTCGCCCGCGGCACCGTCATCGGCCTCACCCGCGCCACCAGCAAGGAGCAGGTAGTGAGGGCGACCCTGGAGTCCATCGCCTACCAGTGCAAGGACGTCATCGAGGCCATGCAGAAGGACTCCGGCATCCAGGTCGCCAGCATAAAAGCTGACGGAGGCGCTTCGGCCAATGATTTCCTGATGCAGTTCCTCGCCGACATCCTCGACGTCAAGGTTGAGCGCCCGCAGATGCTCGAGGCCACCGCGGTGGGAGCGGCCTTCCTCACCGGTATCGCGGCGGGGGTCTGGAAATATCCCGACGATATAACGCGCATCCGCCGCGTGGACCGGGAGTTCGCGCCCGCCATGGACACCGGGGTGCGGGAGTCGCTCTATACGGGCTGGAAGAAGGCGGTAGGGCGGGCCAGCCAGTGGGCCTGA
- a CDS encoding MerR family transcriptional regulator gives MPEKNEGTDLRGMTTISELAAEFGITPRAIRYYEEVGLLNPHRNTPTSQRLYDDRDRARLKLILRGKRFGYSLSELVDILELYEVDPTQKRQIMRTLEYGLKHIREIDERIEELREIRREMLEFASSFLEILEEQEVEAEFLAIARDVVARMDEGSGAGLRGEDPLRQAGEEGLQVT, from the coding sequence ATGCCTGAAAAGAACGAGGGGACGGATCTCCGGGGCATGACCACCATCTCCGAGCTGGCGGCGGAGTTCGGTATAACCCCGCGGGCCATCCGGTACTACGAGGAAGTGGGGCTGCTCAATCCCCACCGCAATACGCCGACCAGTCAGCGGTTGTACGACGACCGGGACCGGGCGCGGCTGAAACTGATCCTGCGCGGTAAGCGCTTCGGCTACTCCCTGTCGGAGCTGGTGGACATACTCGAGCTGTACGAGGTCGACCCCACTCAGAAACGACAGATCATGCGCACCCTTGAGTACGGCTTGAAGCACATCCGAGAGATAGACGAGAGGATAGAGGAGTTGCGGGAGATACGGCGGGAGATGCTGGAGTTCGCGTCCAGCTTCCTGGAGATACTGGAGGAACAGGAGGTGGAGGCCGAGTTCCTCGCGATTGCCCGCGACGTCGTCGCCAGGATGGATGAGGGGAGCGGAGCCGGCTTGCGGGGAGAGGATCCCCTGCGGCAGGCGGGAGAAGAGGGCCTTCAGGTGACGTGA
- a CDS encoding acyl-CoA dehydrogenase family protein — protein sequence MFDFIMTEEQKSLQEEMRDLVSWVPRQLVLDMDAMVAPFPKFFLEEAGKRNLLGLRFPAAYGGRDMKWADEIIAISEMSLVGVPLTCLYSLVSIVGECIVQFGNEDHKQRFLVPTLKGEKVCAEALTEPRGGSDFFGATCTARREGDHYVLHGQKRFIVGAEGADYFMVYARTNPDAPPRDGLSCFLVERDDSVEVKTVYGLMGARGSGTGRVLFRDTRVPAENLVGEENGASHIFYRMMVPERMTSASGCIGSAREAIELAARYTTRRKAFGMEIKNFQAVSFMIAESLVKLDSMASLVWMTAKAIDAGVPHGRMRRMVSESKKYATEAVWDIVYNAMQAMGGIAYTNVYPIERMLRDCRLLSIWTGTNQVMNLIIQHEFYKELSEKVQGRRDVELDAPEAFNEEEKIYE from the coding sequence ATGTTCGATTTCATCATGACCGAGGAGCAGAAGAGCCTGCAGGAGGAGATGCGCGACCTGGTCAGCTGGGTCCCTCGTCAGCTCGTCCTGGATATGGATGCCATGGTGGCGCCGTTCCCGAAGTTCTTCCTGGAGGAGGCGGGCAAGCGTAACCTCCTGGGGCTGCGCTTCCCGGCCGCGTACGGCGGCAGGGATATGAAGTGGGCTGACGAGATCATCGCCATCTCCGAGATGTCCCTGGTCGGGGTCCCCCTCACCTGCCTCTATTCCCTGGTGAGCATAGTGGGTGAGTGCATCGTGCAGTTCGGCAACGAGGACCACAAGCAGCGCTTCCTGGTGCCCACCCTCAAGGGGGAGAAGGTGTGCGCGGAGGCGCTTACCGAACCCCGCGGCGGCAGCGATTTCTTCGGGGCCACCTGCACGGCACGGCGCGAGGGTGACCACTACGTCCTGCATGGCCAGAAGAGGTTCATCGTGGGGGCGGAGGGCGCCGACTATTTCATGGTCTACGCGCGCACGAACCCGGATGCACCCCCCCGCGACGGCCTCAGCTGCTTCCTGGTGGAGCGGGACGACAGCGTTGAAGTGAAGACGGTCTACGGGCTCATGGGCGCGCGGGGCAGCGGCACCGGCAGGGTGCTCTTCCGCGATACCAGGGTGCCGGCGGAGAACCTGGTGGGGGAGGAGAACGGCGCCTCCCATATCTTCTACCGCATGATGGTCCCGGAGCGTATGACCTCGGCCTCCGGCTGCATCGGCTCCGCGCGCGAGGCCATCGAGCTGGCGGCGCGCTATACCACGCGGCGCAAGGCCTTCGGGATGGAGATCAAGAACTTCCAGGCCGTCTCATTCATGATCGCCGAGAGCCTGGTCAAGCTGGACTCCATGGCCAGCCTGGTGTGGATGACCGCCAAGGCCATCGACGCGGGGGTGCCCCACGGGCGCATGCGGCGCATGGTCTCCGAGTCCAAAAAATATGCCACCGAGGCGGTTTGGGACATCGTCTACAACGCTATGCAGGCCATGGGGGGCATCGCCTACACCAACGTCTACCCCATCGAGAGAATGCTGCGGGACTGCCGCCTCCTCTCCATCTGGACCGGGACCAACCAGGTGATGAACCTCATCATCCAGCACGAGTTCTACAAGGAGTTGTCGGAAAAGGTGCAGGGCCGGCGCGACGTCGAACTGGACGCCCCCGAGGCCTTTAACGAGGAAGAGAAGATCTACGAGTGA
- a CDS encoding acyl-CoA dehydrogenase family protein, with protein sequence MSLPDRNNPYSFNPYLAWRANVDYYADDPFLQRMVEVFAGPEAGDVDREAREFSRKASFRWRDFAERIATPENRPYIMHYDGHRNRIDRIVRPHELEVMEREVFSEGIFSDRTSPWTRFMKISLMAQNSECGIVCPLACTWGLVALLERFADTPETRSILAHVKEGRDGEYAIGSQFVTEIQGGSDVPSNLLEAVEEDGGWRLYGNKFFCSAAHADYAVVTGKPSGSERAGLFVVPMWLPGNKDREIRNGYTIDRLKWKLGTVELPTAEITFDGAVAYPVGPLDRGVANVVGIVLTLSRLVVGMGMSSGMLRGLREGKKYAEFRTAFGLPLNLFPMVAGQIARIEHRARRAVAASFKVYRDFLALPGGLSPGLDTDEPLVLKKKRFQVRQLIMLQKITVASDANDDSRLGISIFGGHGVMEDFSAFPRMLRDGLVNELWEGPRNVLLTQMHRDFLRVADWYPPAEFVADMLAGAARDAVREYAMEIEELLSVPHLFEMNEKTLEVCERWDGFCARLFHVYQDLALAETEASPRAGKRREGELARN encoded by the coding sequence ATGTCCCTTCCAGACAGGAACAACCCCTACAGCTTCAATCCCTACCTCGCATGGCGCGCGAACGTGGATTACTACGCTGACGATCCCTTCCTCCAGAGGATGGTGGAGGTGTTCGCAGGTCCCGAGGCCGGGGACGTGGACCGGGAGGCCAGGGAGTTCTCCCGGAAAGCGTCATTCCGCTGGCGGGACTTCGCGGAGAGGATAGCGACGCCGGAGAACCGGCCGTACATTATGCACTACGACGGCCACAGGAACCGCATCGACCGCATCGTGCGGCCCCATGAGCTGGAGGTCATGGAGAGGGAGGTCTTCTCCGAGGGCATCTTCTCGGACCGCACCTCTCCCTGGACCAGGTTCATGAAGATATCCCTGATGGCCCAGAACTCCGAGTGCGGCATCGTCTGCCCCCTGGCGTGCACGTGGGGGCTGGTGGCGCTGCTGGAGAGGTTCGCGGACACCCCCGAGACCAGGTCCATCCTCGCGCACGTCAAGGAGGGCAGGGACGGCGAGTATGCCATCGGGTCCCAGTTCGTCACCGAGATACAGGGCGGCTCCGACGTGCCCTCCAACCTGCTCGAGGCCGTGGAGGAGGACGGCGGCTGGCGCCTCTACGGTAACAAGTTCTTCTGCTCCGCGGCCCACGCCGATTACGCCGTGGTCACCGGCAAGCCCAGCGGGTCGGAGAGGGCGGGCCTCTTCGTAGTACCCATGTGGCTGCCGGGGAACAAGGACAGGGAGATACGCAACGGTTACACCATCGACCGCCTGAAGTGGAAGCTTGGCACGGTGGAGCTGCCCACCGCCGAGATAACCTTCGACGGCGCCGTCGCCTATCCGGTGGGGCCCCTGGACCGGGGCGTGGCCAACGTGGTCGGGATCGTGCTCACCCTCTCCCGCCTGGTGGTGGGCATGGGCATGAGCAGCGGTATGCTGCGGGGCCTGCGCGAGGGCAAGAAGTACGCCGAGTTCCGAACCGCCTTCGGCCTGCCCCTCAACCTCTTCCCCATGGTGGCCGGCCAGATCGCGCGCATAGAGCACCGCGCCCGGCGGGCGGTGGCAGCCAGCTTCAAGGTCTACCGTGATTTCCTCGCCCTCCCCGGTGGCCTCTCGCCCGGGCTCGACACGGACGAGCCCCTGGTGTTGAAGAAGAAGAGGTTCCAGGTGAGGCAGCTGATCATGCTCCAGAAGATCACCGTGGCCAGCGATGCCAACGACGATTCACGCCTGGGCATCAGCATCTTCGGGGGCCACGGCGTTATGGAGGACTTCTCGGCCTTCCCGCGTATGCTGCGGGACGGGCTGGTCAACGAACTGTGGGAGGGCCCGCGCAACGTGCTCCTCACCCAGATGCACCGGGACTTTCTGCGGGTGGCCGACTGGTATCCACCGGCGGAGTTCGTGGCCGATATGCTCGCGGGCGCCGCCAGGGACGCCGTAAGGGAGTACGCAATGGAGATCGAGGAACTGCTCTCCGTCCCGCACCTCTTCGAAATGAACGAGAAGACCCTGGAGGTCTGCGAGAGGTGGGACGGTTTCTGCGCCCGCCTCTTCCACGTTTACCAGGACCTCGCCCTGGCGGAGACGGAAGCGTCCCCGCGGGCCGGGAAGCGGCGGGAAGGGGAACTGGCGAGGAACTAG
- a CDS encoding VOC family protein, whose amino-acid sequence MPRVVHFDIDTDDPERAIAFYGEVFGWKAEKWEGPMDYWLVTTGADDEPGINGGMGRRSDGGISFNTYRCTIEVPDADEYAARVKEKGGQVVMEKTPIPGVGWFVACVDTEGNHFGLLQSDETAG is encoded by the coding sequence ATGCCTAGAGTGGTACATTTCGACATCGACACCGACGACCCGGAGCGGGCCATTGCCTTCTACGGCGAGGTCTTCGGATGGAAAGCCGAGAAGTGGGAAGGACCCATGGACTACTGGCTGGTGACGACAGGTGCCGATGATGAACCTGGGATAAACGGCGGCATGGGCAGGCGCTCGGACGGTGGGATCTCCTTCAATACCTACCGTTGCACCATCGAGGTGCCGGACGCGGACGAGTACGCGGCCAGGGTGAAGGAGAAGGGCGGCCAGGTCGTCATGGAGAAGACCCCTATACCCGGCGTGGGGTGGTTCGTCGCTTGCGTCGACACCGAGGGCAACCATTTCGGGCTCTTACAGAGCGACGAAACGGCGGGATGA
- a CDS encoding beta-galactosidase, whose product MRRSAMVVVAVLFLAGFLAPGAACPDRAAAGPGTGTAIVSSSLSERFGVASSHIKLFGAADIEAELDAMADAGITWLRCDFAWSDLEPSEGSWNFAGADRVVAEALERGINVLGILGTSPAWANGGHEWNWPPTDIDAWKDYVSVVCSRYAGRVSAWEVWNEQNIDLFWQPAPDADAYVALLAAASPEIRAADPGARIVMGGVAGLGPSDLDAYLSRGAADYIDALAYHPYATTIGVEGQPEEDLLRPKEGLCRDLVDFVHWLVAQHTSKDLEIWITEVGWTTCAQSPPGVDEDTQGAYMLRTMINYAVTDVDRVIWYNLRDSWENEWDRYGLLGLDFSPKPAYGCYATFNEVFGPASGVEENAATFSCLRMDTLEAHAFRLPSGGLALAAWKADDADDTLTVNVPDPSLADPVAVDPATGAEAPVPGVSRDGTGNITVSGLAIGETPLILRLDLEEPQPGENAFYFAEGFTGEGFQEYLCVGNADAEAAEVDVEFLFNGMPAKSMHVSIPPGYRTTIDVNGVVGAGKDVAMVVTSPQDIVAERPMYFSYGAGWTGGHVVVGAPGPALSHYFAEGCTGEGFDEWLCVLNPGDEPAGLTFRFQTEEEGEKVVGGRVVPPHSRASFSANELLDGAYQASCRVDSSRPVVVERPMYFDYRGFADNHWQGGHCVVGATATATTFFFAEGTTRDGFDEWLTLQNCGAGPIEIEAEYCFGPGQGEPSRKSYRVERGKRLTVFVPGEVGEGKDVSIRLSSSSAFLAERPMYFDYAGAGADHWQGGHCVIGATSVSAEMFFAEGYTGEGFHEWLCLQNPAASDAVVEVTYLTQEEGALPPRRVAVPSRTRVTLFVGDHAGEGYQLSCRLRVLSGPPVIGERPMYFSQGGRDGGHDVIGYSP is encoded by the coding sequence ATGCGCAGGTCCGCCATGGTCGTTGTCGCGGTCCTGTTCCTGGCTGGTTTCCTCGCTCCCGGCGCTGCCTGCCCGGACAGGGCAGCCGCGGGTCCGGGCACGGGAACCGCGATCGTCTCCAGCTCGCTTAGCGAGCGGTTCGGCGTCGCCTCCAGCCATATCAAGCTTTTTGGCGCCGCCGACATAGAAGCAGAGCTGGACGCCATGGCAGATGCCGGCATCACCTGGCTGCGCTGCGATTTCGCCTGGTCGGACCTGGAGCCCAGCGAGGGTTCGTGGAACTTCGCGGGGGCCGACCGGGTGGTGGCGGAAGCGCTGGAGAGGGGCATCAACGTCCTGGGTATCCTGGGCACCTCTCCGGCCTGGGCCAACGGGGGCCACGAGTGGAACTGGCCTCCAACCGATATCGACGCCTGGAAAGACTACGTCTCGGTGGTCTGTTCCCGCTATGCCGGCCGCGTCTCCGCCTGGGAGGTGTGGAACGAGCAGAACATCGACCTCTTCTGGCAGCCTGCCCCGGATGCTGACGCCTACGTGGCCCTGCTCGCCGCGGCCTCACCCGAGATCCGGGCCGCCGATCCCGGGGCCAGGATCGTCATGGGCGGCGTGGCCGGCCTGGGCCCGTCCGACCTCGACGCCTACCTCTCCAGGGGCGCCGCCGACTATATCGATGCCCTGGCCTATCACCCCTACGCTACCACCATCGGGGTGGAGGGCCAGCCCGAGGAGGACCTTCTCCGGCCCAAGGAGGGGCTCTGCCGCGACCTCGTGGACTTCGTGCACTGGCTGGTGGCCCAGCATACCTCCAAGGACCTGGAGATCTGGATCACTGAGGTAGGTTGGACCACCTGCGCGCAATCGCCGCCTGGAGTGGACGAAGATACCCAGGGCGCCTATATGCTGCGCACGATGATCAACTACGCCGTGACCGACGTGGACCGCGTCATCTGGTACAACCTCAGGGACAGCTGGGAGAACGAGTGGGACCGCTATGGCCTCCTGGGGCTGGACTTCTCACCCAAGCCCGCCTACGGTTGCTACGCCACCTTCAACGAGGTCTTCGGGCCGGCCAGCGGCGTGGAGGAGAATGCGGCCACCTTCTCCTGCCTCCGCATGGACACCCTGGAGGCACACGCCTTCCGCCTCCCCTCGGGGGGGCTGGCCTTGGCCGCCTGGAAGGCTGACGATGCCGACGACACCCTCACCGTCAACGTCCCCGACCCCTCCCTGGCCGACCCGGTAGCCGTGGACCCGGCCACCGGGGCGGAGGCTCCCGTTCCCGGCGTATCCCGCGACGGCACCGGGAACATAACCGTATCCGGCCTGGCCATCGGCGAGACCCCCCTGATACTGCGGCTGGACCTCGAGGAGCCGCAGCCGGGAGAGAACGCGTTCTATTTCGCGGAGGGCTTCACCGGGGAAGGTTTCCAGGAGTACCTGTGCGTGGGCAATGCCGACGCGGAGGCGGCCGAGGTGGACGTGGAGTTCCTCTTCAACGGCATGCCCGCTAAGAGCATGCATGTGAGCATCCCCCCCGGCTATCGCACCACCATCGACGTGAACGGCGTGGTGGGAGCGGGAAAGGACGTCGCCATGGTGGTCACCTCTCCACAGGACATAGTGGCTGAGCGCCCCATGTATTTCAGCTACGGCGCCGGCTGGACGGGCGGCCACGTGGTGGTGGGGGCGCCCGGGCCTGCCCTCTCGCACTACTTCGCCGAGGGCTGCACGGGTGAAGGGTTCGACGAGTGGCTGTGCGTGCTCAACCCCGGCGATGAGCCGGCGGGGCTCACCTTCCGTTTCCAGACCGAGGAGGAGGGAGAGAAGGTGGTCGGCGGCCGTGTCGTGCCGCCCCATTCCCGGGCTTCCTTCAGCGCCAACGAACTTCTGGACGGAGCGTACCAGGCGTCATGCCGGGTCGATTCCAGCCGCCCCGTGGTGGTGGAACGCCCCATGTACTTCGATTACCGCGGGTTCGCGGACAACCACTGGCAGGGGGGACATTGCGTGGTGGGCGCTACCGCCACCGCGACCACCTTCTTCTTCGCCGAGGGCACGACCCGGGATGGTTTCGATGAATGGCTGACGCTCCAGAACTGTGGCGCGGGCCCCATCGAGATAGAGGCGGAATACTGCTTCGGACCGGGACAGGGAGAACCCTCCAGGAAGAGTTACCGCGTGGAGCGAGGCAAGCGTCTCACCGTCTTCGTTCCCGGCGAGGTGGGGGAGGGGAAGGACGTTTCCATCAGGTTGTCTTCCTCCTCCGCGTTCCTGGCCGAGCGCCCCATGTACTTCGACTATGCCGGCGCCGGCGCGGACCACTGGCAGGGAGGGCACTGCGTCATCGGCGCGACTTCCGTATCCGCCGAGATGTTCTTCGCGGAGGGATACACGGGAGAGGGCTTCCACGAATGGCTATGCCTGCAGAACCCGGCCGCCAGCGACGCGGTGGTGGAGGTGACCTACCTGACCCAGGAGGAAGGGGCCCTGCCGCCCCGCCGTGTTGCCGTGCCCTCGCGCACCCGCGTCACCCTTTTCGTTGGCGACCACGCCGGCGAGGGCTACCAGCTCTCCTGCCGCTTGCGCGTACTCTCGGGACCGCCGGTGATAGGGGAGAGACCCATGTATTTCTCCCAGGGGGGGCGCGACGGCGGACACGACGTCATCGGATATTCCCCCTGA
- a CDS encoding S8 family serine peptidase: MTKPDGTHTKAGCDKPLSGLRTSLAVLTMAALLTVCAVAPVFPHQTAAAEKLQPADGLASPSGPLPYKPGVVLVRFASSGVAESIAGFLERAGLVTSVEEVLEKGGELLARMELAAGVTVEGAASVLNRLAGVLYAEPNHVVQASYSPADPDFPEQWGLENTGQDIGGTGTPGADISAPGAWDVEKGYVNPVAVAVIDTGTDTSHPDLDGKIWDNGDETAGDGDDDDDNGYYDDTAGYNWAGISQGRYYYYNYTEGSYYVTRRYFGYSGSGVTTNLRAQSLTGTGQDLTHVGLQLQKVDDNEPANGVPQDITVSVRETLSGADVASFVIAPQDVTTLPYGSEVYGELSAPVRLEVGTPYYLIVETPTNSTSDYYYLYDNWGLDDPADPDDTDQHDCYREGQEYRWDGSSWLSAGYEYDDLYFHTNPNAASHDDNGHGTHVSGIVGAEEGNGQGGVGVSFGAGIMPLKALDCSGSGYDDDIAAAIYYAADNGARVINMSLGGTASSQTMQDAVDYAHAAGVVVLAASGNSGNSTMQYPAGYDNVIGVGATTNTDEAASFSTFNSSVDVSAPGRYIYSTMPTYPAALNSRGYAEDYDYLSGTSMATPMAAGLAALIASYRPGYSPQQVELAMEIYAADLGAPGRDDHFGYGRIDALASLLGTNAPAITALAPTGGTIGSKVTVSGTTFGSVRGESLVSFGGVPAAAYDSWSDSVIVCTVPPGISGRVEVAVQTPLGTSDSRTFGVKAVVEEVSPDEGSVGSKVTVSGSAFGPSRGSSFAAFGGVPAVIYDSWSDTSISCYVPPDVAGEVVVTVTTSGGSAGGVPFTVTTPATAWYLAEGSTAGGMETFILVQNPGGVPAEVTLSFMTDGGPRPGP; encoded by the coding sequence ATGACAAAGCCCGATGGGACGCACACGAAAGCAGGCTGCGACAAGCCCCTTAGCGGCTTGAGAACTTCCCTGGCCGTCCTCACCATGGCGGCGCTGCTCACCGTCTGCGCGGTCGCACCCGTCTTTCCTCACCAGACCGCAGCAGCGGAAAAACTACAACCTGCGGACGGGCTGGCCTCTCCGAGCGGCCCGCTGCCCTACAAACCGGGGGTGGTGCTGGTGAGGTTTGCTTCCTCGGGCGTGGCAGAGTCCATCGCGGGGTTTCTCGAGCGCGCCGGCCTGGTCACCTCCGTCGAAGAGGTGCTCGAGAAGGGAGGGGAGCTCCTCGCTCGCATGGAATTGGCGGCGGGGGTCACGGTGGAGGGCGCAGCAAGCGTGCTCAACCGCCTCGCGGGAGTCCTGTACGCCGAACCGAACCACGTCGTTCAAGCCTCCTATTCACCGGCGGACCCGGATTTCCCGGAGCAGTGGGGGCTGGAGAACACCGGCCAGGACATCGGTGGTACCGGGACCCCGGGTGCGGACATCTCGGCCCCCGGCGCCTGGGATGTGGAGAAGGGCTATGTGAACCCGGTGGCGGTAGCGGTGATCGACACGGGAACCGACACGTCCCACCCGGACCTGGATGGAAAGATATGGGATAACGGGGACGAGACAGCCGGTGACGGCGATGACGACGACGATAACGGATACTACGACGACACGGCGGGCTACAACTGGGCTGGCATCTCGCAGGGGCGCTATTATTATTACAACTACACCGAAGGATCCTACTACGTGACCCGCCGCTACTTCGGATACAGCGGCTCGGGCGTCACCACCAACCTGCGCGCTCAATCACTGACAGGCACCGGTCAGGACCTCACCCACGTGGGATTGCAGCTCCAGAAGGTCGACGACAACGAGCCCGCCAACGGCGTACCGCAGGACATCACCGTCTCGGTCAGGGAAACCCTGTCCGGTGCCGACGTGGCATCCTTCGTCATCGCCCCGCAAGACGTCACCACGCTTCCATACGGGAGCGAGGTATACGGCGAACTGTCGGCGCCAGTAAGGCTGGAGGTGGGGACCCCCTACTACCTGATCGTTGAGACCCCGACCAACAGCACCAGCGACTACTATTACCTCTACGACAACTGGGGGTTAGACGATCCCGCCGATCCCGACGACACCGACCAGCATGATTGCTACCGGGAGGGGCAGGAGTACCGTTGGGACGGTTCAAGCTGGCTCTCCGCGGGTTACGAATACGACGACCTCTATTTCCACACCAACCCCAACGCCGCTTCCCATGACGACAACGGGCACGGCACCCACGTAAGCGGCATCGTAGGCGCCGAGGAGGGAAACGGCCAGGGCGGAGTGGGAGTTTCCTTCGGGGCCGGCATCATGCCCCTCAAGGCCCTGGACTGTAGCGGCAGCGGCTACGACGACGACATCGCGGCCGCCATCTATTACGCGGCGGACAACGGGGCCAGGGTCATCAACATGAGCCTGGGAGGCACCGCCAGTTCCCAGACCATGCAGGACGCGGTGGACTACGCCCATGCGGCCGGGGTCGTGGTGCTGGCCGCGTCGGGCAACAGCGGCAACAGCACCATGCAGTATCCCGCCGGTTACGATAACGTCATCGGCGTCGGCGCCACCACCAACACCGATGAGGCGGCATCCTTTTCCACCTTCAACTCCAGCGTCGACGTCTCCGCTCCCGGCCGGTATATCTATTCCACCATGCCCACCTACCCGGCGGCCTTGAACAGCCGGGGATATGCCGAGGATTACGATTATCTCTCCGGCACCTCCATGGCCACGCCCATGGCCGCCGGCCTGGCCGCGCTCATCGCTTCGTACCGCCCGGGGTATTCGCCGCAGCAGGTGGAGCTGGCCATGGAGATCTACGCGGCCGACCTGGGGGCGCCGGGGCGCGACGATCATTTCGGTTACGGGCGCATCGACGCCCTGGCCTCCCTGCTGGGGACGAACGCCCCCGCCATCACCGCGCTTGCTCCCACCGGCGGGACCATCGGCAGCAAAGTCACCGTGTCCGGAACGACCTTCGGGTCCGTGCGGGGGGAGTCCCTCGTCTCTTTCGGGGGCGTGCCCGCAGCCGCCTACGATTCCTGGTCCGACAGCGTGATCGTATGTACGGTGCCCCCGGGCATCTCGGGCAGGGTGGAGGTGGCGGTCCAGACCCCACTGGGCACCTCCGATTCCAGGACTTTCGGGGTCAAAGCCGTGGTCGAGGAGGTTTCTCCTGACGAGGGGAGCGTCGGCAGCAAGGTCACCGTCTCCGGTTCCGCTTTCGGCCCCTCGCGCGGGAGTTCCTTCGCCGCCTTCGGGGGTGTGCCCGCTGTGATCTACGACTCCTGGTCCGACACCAGCATCTCCTGTTACGTGCCCCCGGATGTCGCGGGGGAGGTAGTGGTGACCGTGACCACTTCGGGCGGCAGCGCCGGCGGCGTGCCTTTTACCGTCACCACCCCCGCCACCGCCTGGTACCTGGCCGAGGGCTCTACGGCGGGGGGCATGGAGACCTTCATCCTGGTGCAGAACCCCGGCGGCGTCCCGGCCGAGGTGACCCTGTCCTTCATGACCGACGGGGGGCCCAGGCCCGGACC